The Macaca nemestrina isolate mMacNem1 chromosome 1, mMacNem.hap1, whole genome shotgun sequence genome contains the following window.
AGAAAAGATAAGAGCTGAAATGTTTCCTGAACTAGGGGGCGATATGATACAGCCACAGATTGTAGAAGCATGAGGAAGGatacatataaagcaaatatctaCAGAgtaggataaatacaaagaaaaactcaCTGAGGCACATCACAGTAAAACTGCTAAAACCCTAAGGCAAAGGAGAGTCTTCCCCATATGGGAAAAGAAGCAagatcctggctgggcgcggcggctcacgcctgtaatcccagcactttgggaggctgaggcaggtggatcacgaggtcaggagctcgagaccagcctggccaacatggtgaaaccccatctctactaaaaaaaaaaaaaattagctgggcatggtgttaggtgcctgtaatcctagctactcagtaggctgaggcaagagaatcacttgaacccaggagtcggaggttacagtgagctgtgattgcaccactgcactccagcccaagcaacagtgcaagactctatctcaaaaaaaaaaaagagagagagagagagagagagagagagaagcaagatCCCTGGACTCTACCGCGGCCGGGGCCTCCCTGACCCTCATCCAATATCAGCTTCCAGGAGACTGATGTGAAGTGAGGTGAGCCAGACTCCCTCCTCTCCATCGGGGCATCCTCATACTGAGCCCTCCCCACAGAAGGGAACTCCTGCCTTTGTCAGATAATGTCAGATGTTGATGAATGAAGTTGGGGAGAGGTTTAAAAGGGGAAGATGTGGGAATCTCACAGACCCTCCTGAGGATCAAATCCTTCTCTATAAAATTAAGCAAGATTGTGTAGGGTGTGAGCCAGCTTATCTGTTTTCTGACTCTGGTCTCAGAATGTCTATTCTTCCTTTCAGTCCAGCCACCGGAGCCCTAATCCacttccctctctgagcctgtctcctcagttgtaaaatgtggctattaaaaaaaaatttttttttaattctttttgttaacaacaacaacaaaaaaaatagatgcagggtttcgccatgttgcccaggctggtcacaaactcccaagctcaagcaatctgcctgcctcagcctcccaaagtgctgggattacaggtgtgagccaccacacccggccaaaatgTGACTATTAATAGGCATCAAGCAGTAGTAGAGATTGTGATATCATGGATGTAAAAGTGCTTTGCACACTATACATTGCTGTACCCTTTTAGAGGTTGCTATCCCTGGCTGGCAGAACCATCAACAGCAGGTTAGAGAGCAGATGTTCATGCAGATGAGGAGCTCCCTGAGGAAACTGGTCTGTAGATGCCCTCAAGAGTCAACATGTACTTTATTTGCTAAGATTTGGGGATTTCTGACTTCCTGCCAGCTTGGTACGGCAACAAGGTGATTCTGGCTGGAATCTCAGTAGGGCTGCCCCCTCTCAGCATGGTGCCAGGAGAGGGAACCCTGGAGTCATCAGCTCTGGACAGGCCTGGAGGTGGCCTTTCAAGCCCTCTGACCTGCGCATCCTGTGTGTCGAGAGTGAAGGATCTGACACTAGCCCTCATTTTCAGTCAGTCATCAAGCTTTCTCCAACCCCACTGGGTATAGGGTTTGGACACGCAGAAAGGTACCTCCACCTGGGAGACAGCCCAACTTTTCTGTTTCCAAACCCAACATGACCAGCCTCCCAGATTTGAGACTTCATGGCTCCCTTCTCTGTCAACCACCACCAGAAGGGCAtggttaacatttattaaattctcactgttctaaacactttatTTAGCTTAAAGTATTTAATTATCACTGTACCCTATGAGGTGGGTTCTATGATTAGCCCCATGTTACAGGAGGTAAGACGGAAGCAGGAGAGTCAGGCCCCCTGTGAAGGTGGCACTCACTCCCTGCTCCTCACCCTGCTTGCTCCCCTTAGACCCGCAGTACCATCTGATTACTTCCCTTTCATCCCCATCCAGGACCCTTTTCTGGCATTTTTTCCCCACAATTCTAACACTAGCTAAGATCTCATCCTTTGAGGGCCTTTGTACCAACTAGGATCTTATGCATTATAGAACAGAATTCTCAAATAGAAGTCATAAATCCCTAGACTCTAATTTTATTACTCTTGTTTCTGCATGTATTTCCAGAATTCTAGAATCCAGCAATAGATCCTAGAACCAGAGACATCTAGAGAATCCTAGAAAGGAATTCTAGCATCCAGCAATTAGACTTTTGAATCCAGGTTCAACAGTAGAACAATAGGGAGTGGAGTGGAGATAGGATTGGAATTTAATAGAATGCCTGGTCTAGAAAGGGTCCTGGTGCCTTAGATCTGCTCCAGCCCAACCCATCTCATGTGGGAACTGTGCCCTTTCACTGAACATCTGAACCATCAGGAGCTCCTCACTCTCACGTGGCCACTCACTCCAGGGCCTCATCTGATATTCAGAAGAGTCAGTGTCATTGCTACACCTACCGGAGCCTAGGGTGGGGATGCTGAGGCCAAGTCGCATGGTCATTCAGGTCCTGGTTCTGGATCTTGGATAAACTGCTAGACCTctgggagcctcagtttcttcacctgaaTAAAGGGGtaggagtgggggtggggggcaaggtcAGATGATTTCCAAGGCCTCTTCCACTTGAGGGAGTGAGTTGTCTAAATCTCAAGAGCTGCCATTTGCCTTCTAGTTAGGGTTACTGAAGACGATGATGATCATGTAATGAGCACCTAAGCTGAACTGGACACTGTGCTGAGCACTTTCCAGCCATTCTCTCACTCAATGAGTCCAGGTAGGCTTCCAGGAGGAGAGGGGTTGGAGGGGTGGTGTCTGTTTAGAGAACAAAAAAGTGACGAGAGAGGGAGGATGGCAAGATTGGCCACGAGGGACCCCCGGAACTAGGTGGGGATACAACAAGCAGACTATTCCCATATGGGATGGGTTGTTGCTTTCCAGAGACAGAGGCGGGGGGCTGACCAAGATGACCTCTGCCCACCCAGGCACTGAGTATAGCTACAGACGGAGCCTAGGATTCGAGGTCGAGACACACTGCTTGACCCCGCCCTCTTGCTGTGTGCCCACAGGACTAGCGCGAGGCGGCTCCTGGCAATTGGGCTGTTCCGGGCCGGCGGCAAGAGGGAGCTTGATGCGTGTCCGCCGTGCGCAGGCCGATGCCGCCGGCAGAAAAGAGCAAGGGACCACCGGTCCTGGCGCCCGCGGAACGCGCCCGGGGCCGGGGGCCGGGCCTGCAGTCGCCTGCGCTGTGCTGCGCCTGCGGTCTGTGCGCGCTGCTGGCTGGCGTGAACGTGACGCTGGCGGGCGCCTTCGCCTCCTTCCTGCCCGGGCACAACCCGCTGCTCGTGGTGGGGCCGGGGCTGCTGGTGCTAGCGCTCGGCTTCTTCGCGGCCTGCTGCGTGTGTAGCCGCCGGGGCCCCGCGCCCGGCGCGCGCTCGGCGGCCGCGGTGGGCCCTGGCCAGGGGGGCGGCCGCGCCGGGCCCGTGGCGCTAGAGATGGAGAGCAGCGAGCGCACAGCACAGGACACCACAGCAGTGCAGCTCAGCCCTGCAGTCTCAGCCGCGTCCTCCGGCCGCTCCAGCCCCGGCCCCAGCACCCTCGCCTTGGAGGCCCCGGCGCCCGTGGCCGTCTGCGCGCTGCGCTCGGAAGGGGTCCAGCTCAACCCGCCCCAGGAGCGGGCCGCCCCCTAGCGGACCAGGGCCCCGCCGTGACTCCGCTCTCCGGGTTCACTCCCCTTCCTTCCGTGCCATTTAAGagggcaaaagaaaaagaaaaaagaaaagtt
Protein-coding sequences here:
- the TMEM275 gene encoding transmembrane protein 275 encodes the protein MPPAEKSKGPPVLAPAERARGRGPGLQSPALCCACGLCALLAGVNVTLAGAFASFLPGHNPLLVVGPGLLVLALGFFAACCVCSRRGPAPGARSAAAVGPGQGGGRAGPVALEMESSERTAQDTTAVQLSPAVSAASSGRSSPGPSTLALEAPAPVAVCALRSEGVQLNPPQERAAP